The Scomber japonicus isolate fScoJap1 chromosome 13, fScoJap1.pri, whole genome shotgun sequence genome includes a window with the following:
- the cnot8 gene encoding CCR4-NOT transcription complex subunit 8 — protein sequence MPAALTDSSQIICEVWASNVEEEMRKIRQIIQSYNYIAMDTEFPGVVVRPIGEFRSTVDYQYQLLRCNVDLLKIIQLGLTFMNEDGDYPPGTTTWQFNFKFNLTEDMYSQDSIDLLQNSGLQFKKHEEEGIDTLYFAELLMTSGLVLCENVKWLSFHSGYDFGYLVKLLTDARLPEEEHDFFQILNLFFPAIYDVKYLMKSCKNLKGGLQEVADQLELKRIGRQHQAGSDSLLTGMAFFRMKELFFEDNIDDAKYCGRLYGLGSGSTQPQNGLSSSGQEETNNKH from the exons ATGCCGGCCGCTCTCACAGACTCCAGCCAGATCATCTGTGAAGTCTGGGCGAGCAACgtggaggaagaaatgaggaagatACGACAGATTATACAAAGCTACAATTATATCGCCATG gACACAGAGTTCCCCGGGGTGGTGGTGCGGCCAATCGGAGAGTTTCGGAGCACGGTGGATTACCAGTACCAGCTGCTGAGGTGCAACGTGGATCTGCTGAAGATCATCCAGCTCGGCCTCACCTTCATGAACGAGGACGGAGATTATCCTCCAGGCACGACGACGTGGCAGTTCAACTTCAAGTTCAACCTCAC agaaGACATGTACTCTCAGGACTCCATAGACCTGCTGCAGAACTCCGGCCTCCAGTTTaagaaacatgaagaagaaggaatCGACACGCTTTACTTCGCTGAGCTGCTCATGACGTCTGGACTGGTGCTGTGTGAAAACGTCAAGTGGCTCTCCTTCCACAG CGGCTATGACTTCGGTTACCTGGTGAAGCTGCTGACGGACGCTCGGCTCCCTGAAGAGGAACACGACTTCTTCCAGATCCTCAACCTCTTCTTCCCCGCCATCTACGACGTCAAGTACTTAATGAAGAGCTGCAAGAACCTGAAG ggaggTCTGCAGGAAGTAGCCGACCAGCTGGAGTTGAAGAGGATCGGTCGGCAGCATCAGGCCGGATCGGACTCTCTGCTAACCGGCATGGCCTTCTTCAGGATGAAAGAG cTTTTCTTTGAAGACAACATCGATGACGCTAAGTACTGCGGCAGGTTGTACGGACTCGGCTCGGGTTCCACTCAGCCTCAGAACGGCCTCTCCAGCTCGGGCCAAGAGGAGACCAACAACAAGCACTGA